A region from the Pseudomonadota bacterium genome encodes:
- a CDS encoding MotA/TolQ/ExbB proton channel family protein, translated as MDAYNTIVRFFQDGGLFMYPIMLVLGIGLAIAIERWFYLSASKTRNRMIWKKLSPLLKKGGYKEAANITSQSKSAIATILSYGFARIETARRRDDIEKAMEESLMEVMPRLEKRTHYLATFANIATLLGLLGTIIGLIRAFTAVAAANPAEKADLLSASISVAMNTTAFGLMAAIPLLLMHSVLTTKTTELVDSLEMVSVKFLNSVSEPRGKQVA; from the coding sequence GTGGACGCTTACAACACAATTGTCCGGTTTTTTCAGGACGGGGGTTTGTTTATGTACCCCATCATGCTGGTGCTTGGCATCGGTCTAGCCATCGCAATTGAGCGCTGGTTTTACTTGTCGGCCAGCAAGACCCGAAACCGCATGATCTGGAAAAAACTGTCGCCGCTTTTGAAAAAAGGTGGCTATAAAGAAGCCGCGAACATCACGAGTCAGTCGAAGTCGGCGATTGCGACGATTCTCTCGTACGGTTTCGCTCGCATTGAAACGGCGCGTCGTCGCGACGACATCGAAAAAGCCATGGAAGAGAGTCTCATGGAAGTGATGCCACGCCTAGAAAAGCGCACGCACTACCTGGCCACATTTGCCAACATTGCAACGTTGCTGGGTTTGCTCGGTACCATTATCGGTCTAATCCGCGCGTTTACCGCGGTGGCCGCCGCCAACCCCGCAGAAAAAGCCGACTTGTTGTCCGCGAGTATTTCGGTGGCGATGAACACGACCGCGTTTGGCTTGATGGCAGCCATTCCACTACTTCTCATGCACTCTGTCCTCACCACCAAAACCACTGAGCTTGTCGACAGTCTGGAGATGGTGTCCGTGAAGTTTCTCAATAGCGTATCGGAACCTCGTGGTAAGCAGGTAGCCTGA
- a CDS encoding biopolymer transporter ExbD, whose translation MNSRRWRRRHNTETAELNITAFMNLMVILVPFLLITAVFSRLTILELTLPGPGDGATDADTPSLQLEVILRATGVEVADTKTGLLKVLPKRDNQSMYDLNALSDYLKQVKANYPDITAATILLEPDIDYNTLVQVMDTVRVYSAPGLVMTPAELFPDISIGDATVAPLSAPVASLEGGQ comes from the coding sequence ATGAACTCACGTCGCTGGCGTCGTCGCCATAATACGGAAACCGCCGAACTCAACATTACGGCCTTTATGAATCTTATGGTGATTCTAGTGCCTTTTTTGTTGATTACCGCCGTGTTTTCGCGGCTTACCATTCTGGAGCTGACCTTACCTGGTCCAGGTGACGGCGCGACCGATGCAGACACACCTTCCCTGCAGCTGGAAGTCATTTTGCGTGCAACAGGGGTTGAAGTGGCCGACACGAAAACCGGACTGCTCAAGGTGCTGCCAAAACGTGACAATCAGTCTATGTACGATCTCAATGCACTCAGCGATTACCTCAAGCAAGTGAAAGCCAATTATCCGGACATTACCGCCGCGACGATTCTGCTGGAGCCGGATATCGACTACAACACGCTGGTTCAGGTGATGGACACCGTGCGTGTGTACTCAGCCCCTGGGCTTGTGATGACGCCTGCTGAACTCTTTCCGGATATATCGATCGGTGATGCAACGGTTGCGCCGTTAAGTGCACCGGTCGCCAGTCTTGAGGGAGGTCAATAA
- a CDS encoding biopolymer transporter ExbD, translating into MSMSRRAVRMERKHKKSKMPSLNLVSLMDIFTILVFFLLVNSSDVETLQANKGVQLPESVAEQKPRENVVVMITATDILVQGEPTISLSAVTSRDDTLIPELKNKLQIQVDKLIAEAGEDERANREVTIMGDKSVPYSVLKKVMATCTDADYGRLSLAVMQRGAPDGGES; encoded by the coding sequence ATGTCCATGTCCCGTCGCGCTGTGCGCATGGAGCGTAAGCACAAGAAATCGAAGATGCCGAGCCTGAACCTCGTCTCGCTCATGGACATCTTTACGATTCTCGTGTTTTTCTTGCTCGTGAATTCCTCTGATGTGGAAACGCTTCAAGCCAATAAAGGCGTGCAGTTGCCGGAATCGGTTGCGGAGCAGAAGCCCCGTGAAAACGTGGTTGTGATGATCACCGCCACCGATATTTTGGTTCAGGGCGAGCCCACCATATCGCTGTCGGCCGTCACTTCTCGTGACGACACGCTGATTCCGGAGCTTAAGAACAAACTTCAGATTCAGGTCGACAAACTCATCGCTGAGGCGGGTGAGGATGAGCGAGCCAATCGAGAAGTCACAATCATGGGTGACAAAAGCGTGCCGTACAGCGTGCTCAAAAAAGTCATGGCAACGTGTACCGATGCGGATTATGGGCGGTTGTCGCTTGCCGTGATGCAGCGAGGCGCTCCCGACGGGGGCGAGTCCTGA
- a CDS encoding TonB family protein produces the protein MSVTANIFSMRDPNYRRYDLPWTREAEEHTRLRKITTGVMGTLLVLSVVIPFLPVSDIERNAATDIPPRLAKLVIEKKEPPPPPPPKEPEVIKEEVAKPKPEPKPEPPPEVKPPPRVAKVITPPKPEPKPVEPEPTRQEVVEKAREKAKTVGLMAVADDLADLRQNSAVQNTSGRNLSASVSDGDVTQRSLITSKSSTRSAGVKTANLSRSTGGGGLAGRTTTAVAAPVYATATGPTGSASGGQSDYAGQRSQEEIETIFDKNKAAIYALYRRALRKDPTLQGKLVLELTIAPSGKVVSVSVVSSELGSDDFEKNLLRRVKMFDFGAQDVDEVTTTKPIDFFPA, from the coding sequence GTGAGCGTAACTGCCAACATATTCTCAATGCGCGATCCAAACTATCGACGCTATGACCTGCCGTGGACGCGCGAAGCGGAAGAACACACGCGACTGCGAAAAATCACGACGGGTGTCATGGGCACACTACTGGTGCTGTCCGTTGTTATTCCGTTCTTACCGGTGAGTGATATCGAGCGAAACGCCGCTACCGATATTCCCCCGCGCTTAGCCAAGCTCGTGATCGAAAAGAAAGAGCCTCCTCCACCACCACCGCCAAAAGAACCTGAGGTGATAAAAGAGGAAGTGGCTAAACCCAAACCCGAACCCAAACCCGAGCCGCCACCCGAGGTGAAGCCTCCCCCCCGTGTTGCAAAGGTGATCACGCCGCCTAAGCCTGAGCCGAAGCCAGTCGAGCCTGAGCCAACCCGCCAAGAGGTGGTGGAAAAAGCACGCGAGAAGGCGAAAACCGTGGGGTTGATGGCCGTCGCAGACGATCTGGCCGACCTACGTCAGAACAGTGCGGTGCAAAATACCAGCGGTCGCAATCTGTCCGCATCGGTGTCGGATGGGGATGTGACACAACGTTCGCTCATCACGAGCAAGAGCAGCACGCGAAGTGCGGGCGTGAAAACGGCTAACCTCAGTCGCAGCACCGGTGGTGGCGGGCTGGCTGGCCGAACCACGACCGCCGTGGCCGCCCCGGTCTACGCCACAGCAACAGGCCCGACCGGATCGGCGTCAGGTGGTCAGTCCGATTATGCTGGGCAGCGAAGTCAAGAAGAAATTGAGACTATTTTTGATAAGAACAAAGCGGCCATTTACGCGCTGTACCGTCGCGCTCTTCGCAAAGACCCGACGCTGCAAGGCAAGCTCGTTTTAGAGCTAACGATCGCGCCTTCTGGGAAAGTGGTCAGCGTCTCGGTGGTGTCATCGGAACTGGGTTCGGATGACTTTGAAAAGAACCTTCTCCGCCGGGTCAAGATGTTCGATTTTGGTGCCCAGGATGTGGATGAGGTGACGACCACTAAACCGATTGATTTTTTCCCAGCGTAA
- a CDS encoding CoA ester lyase produces the protein MLMRSVLFVPGGNDKMLARCEQLTADVIMLDLEDSVVPAQKAAARDKVAGLIDSADERLRPRLWVRINAWQSGLLEEDLEVIAPLMPTGYLLPKARSAKDVSDLDRLLDNLELADGYHRSRILAMVTEVPEALQTLDSYRTVLPRFEGMSWGAEDLSAALGASANRDAQGEWLPIYEQARTQCRIAAASAGVKALDTVYTDYKNLDGLKQYAANAARDGFDGMLAIHPAQVEPINLAFTPSEQQVAHAQAVVAAFADNPEAGAIGLNGVMLDLPHRVQAERVLLRHRTITEQTA, from the coding sequence ATGCTGATGCGTTCCGTACTGTTCGTGCCTGGCGGCAATGACAAGATGTTGGCGCGCTGTGAGCAGCTCACCGCCGATGTCATCATGCTCGATTTGGAAGACTCGGTAGTGCCGGCTCAGAAAGCCGCGGCGCGCGATAAAGTGGCCGGACTCATCGACAGCGCTGATGAACGCTTGCGCCCCAGACTTTGGGTGCGAATCAACGCCTGGCAGAGTGGGCTGCTGGAAGAAGACCTCGAGGTTATTGCGCCATTGATGCCGACTGGCTATTTGTTGCCCAAAGCCCGCTCTGCCAAAGATGTATCGGATCTGGATCGCCTACTGGATAACCTCGAGTTGGCCGATGGCTACCATCGCTCGCGCATTTTGGCGATGGTGACCGAGGTGCCGGAAGCGCTCCAAACTCTAGACTCCTATCGCACGGTGCTGCCGCGATTTGAAGGCATGTCGTGGGGTGCTGAAGATTTGTCAGCGGCGCTGGGTGCCAGTGCCAATCGAGATGCCCAAGGTGAGTGGCTGCCGATCTATGAGCAGGCGCGCACGCAGTGCCGTATTGCAGCGGCGAGTGCCGGTGTGAAAGCACTGGATACGGTCTACACCGATTACAAAAACCTAGACGGACTCAAACAGTACGCCGCGAACGCCGCGCGCGATGGGTTTGACGGTATGCTCGCCATTCATCCAGCACAGGTTGAGCCGATAAATTTAGCCTTTACGCCGAGCGAGCAGCAGGTGGCCCACGCGCAGGCCGTGGTGGCGGCATTTGCCGACAATCCTGAGGCGGGTGCGATCGGACTCAATGGCGTGATGCTCGACTTGCCGCATCGTGTGCAGGCTGAACGCGTTCTGTTGCGGCATCGGACCATTACCGAGCAGACTGCGTAA
- a CDS encoding NAD(P)H-dependent oxidoreductase produces MNIIAFAASNSSRSINARLVSYTASLIENTHDAATVEVIGISDYDMPIFSIDLEERDGVPAAAQAFLDKLGSADAIVISFAEHNGLYTAAYKSLFDWASRLERYVYQQKPMLLMATSPGGRGGKSVLDLATSAAPRFGGEVIATFSLPKFTEHFDEQLEVISDPTFNGEHREAVEALLAHLERKETSS; encoded by the coding sequence TTGAATATCATCGCGTTTGCGGCCAGTAACAGCAGCCGTTCGATCAACGCCCGATTGGTGAGCTATACCGCGTCGCTCATCGAAAACACCCACGACGCGGCCACCGTCGAGGTCATTGGCATTTCCGACTACGATATGCCGATTTTCAGTATCGATCTGGAGGAGCGCGACGGCGTGCCGGCGGCCGCTCAGGCATTTCTTGACAAATTGGGCAGTGCTGACGCGATCGTCATTTCGTTTGCTGAGCACAACGGCCTCTATACGGCGGCGTACAAGAGTCTGTTCGACTGGGCATCGCGGCTCGAGCGCTATGTCTATCAACAAAAACCCATGCTGCTCATGGCCACATCGCCCGGAGGTCGAGGCGGCAAGAGCGTACTGGATCTCGCCACGAGTGCTGCACCTCGTTTTGGTGGTGAGGTGATCGCAACCTTTTCATTGCCAAAATTTACGGAACACTTTGACGAACAGCTCGAAGTGATTTCCGATCCGACGTTTAACGGCGAACACCGCGAGGCCGTGGAGGCGTTGCTCGCCCATCTAGAGCGGAAAGAAACATCGAGCTAG
- a CDS encoding efflux RND transporter periplasmic adaptor subunit encodes MRKTHPSITRRFAPPSLVLAMVLMGMPTGCGGEASDQNGAAQGPPPADVSVAPVVRRAVKDWDQFNGRIEAVHLVDIRPRVAGYLNTVHFQEGALVEKGDPLFTIDTREYQAVVNRVRASLASAETRLTLARQEAQRAQNLIDVQAISAEEFDQRQSDVAQAKTQIAAVKAELEQAELNLEFALITAPIAGRIGEAHVKTGNLVQPGEQLATLVSVDPVYVVFEGDENIYLKYQEQARRGDRPSSREFRNPVRVGLVNEEGYPHHGEMDFVDNVLDPSTGTIRGRAVLPNPNGKFTPGLFARVRLLGSSEYEALLITDLAVLTDQDRKYVYVLSQTNTAERRDIVLGREVDGLRVVLSGLSENDQVVVNGVRKIFFPGAPLAPTTVTMDDPLASGAMSRPSETTER; translated from the coding sequence ATGCGTAAAACACATCCCTCTATAACTCGACGTTTCGCGCCGCCGTCGCTGGTTTTGGCGATGGTGCTGATGGGCATGCCGACCGGCTGTGGCGGCGAAGCGAGCGATCAGAATGGTGCCGCACAAGGTCCGCCACCCGCCGACGTCAGCGTCGCGCCTGTGGTTCGTCGTGCGGTGAAAGACTGGGATCAGTTCAATGGGCGCATTGAGGCGGTTCATCTGGTAGATATTCGACCGCGCGTGGCGGGTTATTTGAATACCGTGCATTTTCAAGAAGGCGCATTGGTTGAGAAGGGTGACCCGTTGTTCACTATCGACACGCGCGAGTACCAAGCGGTGGTCAATCGCGTGCGGGCGAGTCTGGCGAGTGCCGAAACGCGTTTGACGCTCGCTCGACAGGAAGCTCAGCGCGCGCAAAACCTGATTGACGTGCAGGCGATCTCCGCCGAGGAGTTCGATCAACGACAAAGCGATGTGGCTCAGGCCAAAACACAGATTGCGGCGGTCAAGGCCGAGCTTGAACAGGCCGAGCTCAACCTCGAGTTTGCTTTGATCACAGCGCCGATTGCCGGACGTATTGGCGAGGCACACGTCAAGACGGGGAATCTTGTGCAACCGGGCGAACAATTGGCCACACTCGTGTCAGTTGATCCGGTGTATGTCGTATTTGAAGGCGATGAGAATATTTATTTGAAATACCAAGAACAAGCGCGTCGTGGCGATCGACCCAGTTCTCGTGAGTTTCGTAACCCGGTGCGCGTGGGGCTGGTCAATGAAGAAGGCTATCCGCATCATGGCGAGATGGACTTTGTCGATAATGTCCTTGATCCGAGTACCGGGACCATCCGAGGACGAGCGGTTCTACCCAATCCGAATGGGAAATTCACCCCGGGGCTCTTTGCCCGCGTACGACTGCTCGGCAGTAGTGAGTACGAAGCGTTGTTGATAACCGATTTGGCGGTACTGACCGATCAAGACCGCAAATACGTTTACGTGCTGAGCCAAACCAATACCGCCGAGCGACGCGACATTGTTCTCGGTCGGGAAGTCGACGGACTGCGTGTCGTGTTATCTGGCTTGTCAGAGAACGATCAGGTGGTGGTCAATGGTGTTAGAAAAATATTTTTTCCAGGTGCACCACTCGCGCCGACCACGGTCACGATGGATGATCCGTTGGCGTCGGGTGCGATGTCGCGGCCTTCTGAGACGACTGAGCGCTGA
- a CDS encoding multidrug efflux RND transporter permease subunit: MDLSRVFVDRPIFAAVLSILIFVAGLIAIPNLPISEYPEVVPPSIQVTATFPGADPKTISETVAAPLEEAMNGVENMIYMKSASSSDGVMLLTVTFAGGTDIDLAAIKVQNRVAQALPRLPEAVRALGVTTEKASPNLTMVVHLKAVDGRYDSLYLANYADLRVRDEIARIAGVGQAIIFGSGDYAMRIWIDPEKAASRDLTAGDIVRAIREQNVQVSAGVIGGPPMRQASDIQLSINAQGRLSTPEEFGEIVIKTGDDSALTRLRDVARIELGASAYALRSLLDNERAAAIAIFQTPGANSIALSDTVRATMAELSKQFPQGLEWQVAYDPTVFVRDSIASVVTTLLEAVLLVVIVVVIFLQTWRASIIPLLAVPVSIVGTFAVLWVLGFSINVLTLFGLVLAIGIVVDDAIVVVENVERHIEDGETPLVAAHKAMAEVSGPIVAISLVLAAVFVPLSFIDGVTGQFYRQFAVTIAVSVLISAINSLTLSPALSAILLKPHGAPKDRLSRLIDRVFGWFFRWFNRLFQRRSDRYSNGIAGVIGRSRRFYVMYLLLIGLAFLSFRSVPGGFIPEQDKQYLFGVMLLPEGASIDRTEKAINEMSQLAMAVPGVTDVVAFPGLNAVHFVNTPNIGTVFLGIEHASNREATAAELAGELSGRFSTIKEGLAFALMPPPLIGIGNSSGIEMYLQDRGGLGFGALSDAVNQFSGELRQTPGIDGYSVLSSYQPNVPTLNARVDRTKAKEQGIVLTDLFDTMQVYLGSAYINDFNMFGRVYSVYAQADSDYRNEIEDIGRLKVRNGTGNMVPIASVVDIEQAFGPDPVVRYNGYPAADLSAGIIPGQLTSTEAVREAERIAGTTLPQGVSLEWTNLTYQQVTQGNASLVVFPLAVLLVFLVLAALYESWSLPFAVILIVPLCLLSAIGGIWLLNTARGAWFGLSISQGWIPPPPMSIPPTFLDNNIFTQIGLVVLMGLACKNAILIVEFARDLEKQGRTIVDAAVEACRLRLRPILMTSFAFIAGVLPLVFASGAGAEVRHVMGVTVFFGMLGVTVFGLFFTPVFYVAIRKLASRASSTVREV, from the coding sequence ATGGACTTATCACGAGTTTTTGTTGATCGTCCGATTTTCGCGGCCGTATTATCGATCCTGATCTTTGTCGCCGGATTGATCGCAATCCCCAATTTGCCGATCAGTGAATACCCCGAAGTGGTGCCGCCATCGATCCAAGTAACGGCCACCTTTCCGGGCGCGGACCCAAAGACCATTTCTGAAACGGTAGCCGCGCCGCTCGAAGAAGCGATGAACGGCGTCGAGAACATGATTTACATGAAGTCCGCGTCGAGCTCAGACGGCGTCATGTTGCTAACCGTGACGTTTGCTGGCGGGACCGATATCGATCTGGCGGCCATCAAAGTTCAGAACCGCGTGGCACAAGCGCTGCCGCGCTTGCCAGAGGCGGTTCGGGCGCTGGGTGTGACCACTGAAAAAGCCTCGCCGAATCTCACCATGGTGGTGCATTTAAAAGCTGTGGATGGGCGTTACGACAGCCTGTATCTGGCCAACTATGCGGATCTTCGTGTGCGCGATGAAATCGCTCGCATAGCCGGAGTTGGCCAAGCGATCATTTTCGGATCGGGCGATTACGCGATGCGCATCTGGATTGATCCGGAAAAGGCGGCCTCGCGTGATCTGACAGCCGGCGATATCGTGCGCGCGATTCGCGAACAGAATGTACAGGTTTCCGCCGGGGTAATCGGTGGGCCGCCGATGCGTCAAGCGTCGGATATACAGCTGTCAATCAACGCGCAGGGACGCTTGTCAACGCCCGAAGAGTTTGGCGAGATTGTCATTAAAACGGGCGACGACTCGGCATTGACACGATTGCGCGATGTCGCGCGTATTGAATTGGGAGCCAGTGCCTACGCATTGCGTTCGCTGCTCGACAACGAGCGCGCTGCAGCGATTGCCATTTTCCAAACGCCGGGCGCGAATTCGATTGCGCTGTCCGATACTGTGCGCGCCACGATGGCTGAGCTTTCAAAACAGTTTCCTCAAGGCCTGGAATGGCAAGTGGCGTATGACCCGACGGTGTTTGTCCGCGACTCGATCGCCTCGGTGGTGACGACACTACTCGAAGCTGTGTTGCTGGTGGTTATCGTGGTGGTGATTTTTCTACAAACCTGGCGCGCATCGATCATTCCTCTGCTTGCGGTGCCGGTGTCGATTGTCGGCACGTTTGCGGTACTTTGGGTGCTCGGTTTTTCGATTAATGTGCTGACGCTATTCGGTCTGGTATTGGCGATTGGCATTGTGGTGGACGACGCGATTGTTGTGGTCGAAAACGTCGAGCGACATATCGAGGATGGAGAGACACCGCTGGTCGCGGCCCATAAGGCCATGGCCGAAGTGTCGGGCCCGATCGTTGCGATTTCATTGGTGCTTGCCGCGGTGTTTGTGCCGCTGTCCTTTATCGACGGTGTGACCGGTCAGTTTTATCGGCAATTTGCGGTGACCATTGCGGTATCGGTGCTGATTTCGGCGATCAATTCTCTAACGCTATCGCCAGCGTTGTCGGCCATTTTGCTAAAACCGCACGGCGCTCCTAAGGACCGGTTAAGTCGGCTGATTGATCGCGTGTTTGGCTGGTTTTTCCGTTGGTTTAATCGCCTGTTCCAGCGGCGCAGCGATCGCTATTCAAATGGAATCGCGGGTGTCATTGGGCGCAGTCGCCGTTTCTATGTTATGTACCTTCTGCTCATCGGGCTCGCCTTTCTCAGCTTTCGTTCGGTGCCGGGCGGATTTATACCCGAACAGGACAAGCAATATTTATTCGGTGTGATGTTACTGCCTGAAGGGGCGTCGATCGATCGCACGGAAAAAGCGATTAATGAGATGTCACAACTGGCAATGGCTGTTCCGGGTGTCACCGATGTTGTGGCGTTCCCGGGGCTGAACGCCGTGCACTTTGTCAATACACCCAACATTGGCACTGTGTTTTTAGGCATCGAGCATGCGTCTAACCGAGAGGCGACGGCAGCCGAACTGGCGGGGGAGTTGTCCGGTCGCTTTTCGACGATTAAAGAGGGACTGGCGTTTGCACTCATGCCACCGCCGCTTATCGGCATAGGCAACTCATCGGGTATTGAAATGTATCTGCAGGACCGCGGTGGCCTCGGGTTCGGGGCGCTGTCCGATGCGGTCAATCAGTTCAGCGGTGAACTTCGGCAAACACCGGGAATCGACGGGTACTCGGTGTTGAGTTCGTATCAACCAAACGTGCCCACTCTCAATGCCCGCGTTGATCGCACTAAAGCCAAAGAGCAGGGCATTGTGCTGACCGACTTGTTCGACACGATGCAAGTCTATCTTGGGTCGGCCTACATAAACGACTTCAACATGTTTGGTCGCGTATACAGTGTGTATGCTCAGGCCGACTCAGACTATCGCAATGAAATCGAGGACATTGGCCGACTCAAAGTGCGCAATGGCACCGGCAATATGGTGCCGATTGCAAGTGTTGTTGACATCGAGCAAGCGTTTGGCCCGGATCCGGTTGTGCGCTATAACGGTTATCCAGCGGCGGATCTGTCGGCCGGCATTATTCCTGGACAGCTCACATCAACCGAGGCGGTGCGCGAAGCTGAGCGCATCGCCGGCACCACGCTACCACAGGGCGTGTCGCTCGAATGGACCAACCTTACGTATCAGCAGGTGACGCAAGGCAATGCGTCTCTCGTGGTGTTTCCGTTGGCGGTATTGCTGGTGTTTTTAGTGCTCGCCGCGCTCTACGAAAGCTGGTCATTACCGTTTGCGGTCATCCTCATCGTGCCGTTGTGTTTATTGTCGGCGATCGGTGGCATCTGGCTTCTCAATACAGCGCGAGGCGCGTGGTTTGGTCTGAGCATCAGCCAAGGATGGATTCCACCGCCACCGATGTCCATTCCACCGACGTTCTTAGATAACAATATCTTTACTCAAATCGGTCTGGTGGTGCTAATGGGATTGGCTTGCAAAAATGCGATTCTCATCGTTGAGTTTGCTCGCGACCTTGAAAAGCAGGGGCGCACGATTGTTGATGCCGCGGTCGAAGCCTGTCGGTTGCGTCTTCGGCCGATTCTCATGACGAGTTTTGCCTTCATCGCTGGGGTGCTTCCGCTGGTGTTCGCCAGCGGTGCAGGCGCCGAAGTGCGGCATGTTATGGGTGTCACCGTGTTCTTTGGAATGCTGGGCGTCACAGTCTTTGGCCTGTTCTTTACGCCGGTGTTCTATGTCGCAATTCGCAAACTCGCTAGCCGAGCGTCGTCGACGGTAAGGGAGGTGTGA
- a CDS encoding efflux transporter outer membrane subunit codes for MDWHRLVGLLLLWLTGCTVGPDYVQPEVAVPEQFGEGGTPTVTHTAALWRDFEDDALSALIDLGLARNFDIQSSLARLDESRALSGLSKFSLFPTVTASASSERNRQSGRDPFTFEGLGVSEVHQFQFDSVWEIDLFGSLKRQNQQIVRRVQADQARAQDMRRIITAEIAQSYYSLRGVEARRLVQQRAVDTQQERVAIIERALSAGRGTALDLARVRTQESVLRATLPPLEAERERARQRLAVLISDNVFKVDELLALSQVANDMVFPEALAIGTPEEWLKRRPDVRVAERELAIASATIGVQTAEFYPKLNLVGNFGYSGTALSDLGESDATKWRIGPSLQWRFLDFGRVRQRVMAAEAAERRALADFRVTLLRALEDMENALTAFRTTSESVIALEQAYRHSLTATRLARLRFDNGASGLLEVLDTERTEADIANQLAQAKTVRATALVAVYKALAAN; via the coding sequence ATGGATTGGCATCGACTCGTCGGTTTGCTCCTGCTGTGGTTGACCGGGTGCACAGTGGGTCCCGACTATGTGCAGCCAGAGGTCGCGGTGCCAGAGCAGTTTGGCGAAGGCGGCACGCCGACTGTTACCCACACCGCGGCACTTTGGCGGGACTTTGAGGACGACGCGCTGTCGGCGCTGATCGACCTTGGATTGGCGCGCAACTTCGATATCCAGTCGTCACTGGCTCGCCTCGACGAATCGCGCGCGTTGAGTGGCTTGAGTAAATTTAGTCTGTTCCCCACGGTCACCGCGTCGGCGTCTTCCGAGCGCAACCGCCAAAGTGGACGTGATCCGTTTACCTTTGAAGGCCTGGGTGTGTCCGAGGTACACCAATTTCAATTTGATAGCGTGTGGGAAATCGATTTGTTCGGTAGCCTCAAGCGCCAAAATCAGCAGATTGTCCGGCGGGTTCAAGCTGATCAAGCTCGCGCGCAAGACATGCGTCGCATCATCACCGCTGAGATTGCGCAAAGTTACTATTCGCTGCGAGGGGTTGAGGCGCGACGGTTAGTGCAGCAGCGGGCGGTCGACACGCAACAGGAACGTGTGGCAATAATTGAGCGCGCGTTGTCCGCGGGCCGAGGTACGGCGTTGGATCTGGCCAGAGTGCGTACTCAAGAAAGTGTGCTTCGAGCCACCCTCCCACCGCTTGAGGCGGAACGCGAACGCGCGCGGCAGCGCCTAGCTGTTTTGATCTCGGACAATGTGTTCAAAGTAGACGAACTTTTGGCGCTCAGTCAGGTAGCCAATGACATGGTGTTTCCAGAGGCGCTGGCAATCGGAACGCCAGAGGAATGGCTTAAGCGACGACCAGATGTACGCGTTGCCGAACGAGAGCTTGCTATCGCCTCGGCAACCATTGGTGTGCAGACCGCGGAGTTTTATCCGAAACTCAATTTAGTGGGCAATTTCGGCTATAGCGGCACGGCCTTATCCGACCTTGGCGAAAGCGACGCAACGAAGTGGCGCATTGGTCCATCTTTGCAGTGGCGGTTTCTCGACTTTGGTCGCGTACGTCAACGCGTGATGGCGGCCGAAGCGGCGGAACGCCGTGCCTTAGCGGATTTTCGCGTGACGTTACTGCGCGCGCTCGAAGATATGGAAAATGCACTCACTGCGTTTCGCACGACGAGCGAGTCGGTTATCGCGTTAGAACAGGCCTATCGGCACAGTCTAACGGCCACTCGTTTGGCTCGCCTTCGTTTTGATAACGGAGCATCCGGGTTGCTTGAGGTGCTCGATACCGAGCGTACCGAAGCGGATATCGCCAATCAGCTTGCACAAGCGAAAACGGTTCGGGCGACCGCGTTGGTGGCCGTCTATAAAGCGTTAGCGGCAAACTGA
- a CDS encoding porin family protein gives MNAAITLSMKTVRIALATVSIMLATALVYADETIYAGTSFGRIDLNESIDFPIDDDGSAFRFDVGYGFANNIAIEGSYINLGEFTGNSGLDSIGVSGDVEGLGLSAVFTLPLSDHWSAQVSGGLLAWESELTTPLFREKRDGTDPYYGIGVEGRFNDNLAITADYQRYDFDGAEANALYFGARFRF, from the coding sequence ATGAACGCAGCCATTACTCTATCCATGAAAACCGTCCGAATAGCATTAGCGACGGTGTCGATCATGTTGGCAACCGCTCTGGTCTATGCCGACGAGACCATTTATGCGGGTACCTCGTTTGGTCGCATTGATCTGAATGAATCAATCGATTTTCCAATTGACGATGATGGCAGCGCATTCCGTTTCGACGTGGGGTACGGTTTTGCTAACAACATAGCAATCGAAGGGAGCTATATTAATCTTGGTGAATTCACCGGTAATAGCGGTCTTGACTCGATCGGTGTGAGCGGCGACGTCGAAGGGTTGGGGTTGTCGGCGGTTTTTACGCTGCCGCTTAGCGATCATTGGTCTGCTCAGGTTAGCGGCGGGCTGTTGGCATGGGAGTCTGAGCTAACAACGCCACTATTTCGCGAAAAACGGGACGGAACCGATCCGTATTACGGAATCGGTGTAGAAGGCCGCTTCAACGACAACCTGGCCATCACGGCGGATTATCAACGCTATGACTTTGATGGTGCCGAAGCCAACGCATTGTATTTTGGCGCACGCTTTCGTTTTTAA